The nucleotide sequence TCACGTCCACGAGCGGCGTGGTGTTGATCTCGGGATTGAACTCGTCTTCGGAGTCGCTCAAGGATCCCATGGCCATGATCGGTTCTCCTGTCAGGCCTTCGCGCCGGTTACCGCGGTCAGCTTGGGATCGCGGACACCGCCCGCGGGCGCCGCGCCGTCACCCACGCGGGATCCCGTGAGGAAGAATGCGTGCAGGTCGTAGCCGAAGCGATTGAGCTTCGCGACGAGGGACTTGTTGCCCCGCACGAGCGCGTTGTATCCGAGTGCCGCGGGAATGGCGACCGCGAGGCCCAGGGCCGTCATGATGAGCGCTTCACCCACCGGGCCTGCCACCTTGTCCAGCGAGGCCTGGCCGGCGAGCCCGATGGCCACCAGCGCGTGGTAGATGCCCCACACCGTGCCGAACAGGCCGACGAACGGCGCAGTGGAGGAGACGGACGCCAACACCGACAGACCCGACTGGAGCCGCGCATTGCTTTCGTCGATCGAGGCGCGCAGGCCGCTGGCGATCCACTCGTTGCGGCCCATGCTTCCGCCCAGCGTGCCTTCGTGATGGCGATGGTGCGAGGACGCATCGACGCCGGCCTGGACCAGGGCAGCGAAGGGGCTCTCCGTGGCATTGCCGAGGGCATCCAGGCCTTCCTGCACCGAGCGCGCCTGCCAGAAGGCATCGCGCGCCTGTTGCGCGGCGCGCTGCAGACGCACCAGCGTCAGGCCCTTCATCACGATCACGTACCACGACATGGCCGACATGATGACGAGAAGCATCGCCACGCCTTTCTGCACGGCATCGGCGTTCGCCCACAGATGATCCAATCCGAACTGACCCACGATTGAGGACCTCCGATCAAGAATCCAGCTTGAAAGAGAAAGGAACGACGACCCACACCGGTACGGCGCGGCCGTTGTCCATGTACGGCTTGAACGCTGCCTTGAGCGCTGCTTCCCGGGCCGCATTGTCGAGCCGCGGATAGCCGCTGCTCTTCTGCACTTCCGCCCGCTCGACCCTGCCCGTCTCCTTACCAGCACGCGTACCTGCAGTTCACCCACTCGCGCAGCCGCATGGAGATGGGGGATAGGTCAGGCTGGGAGGACGCGTGTACTCGATCCCGGCGTCGCCGAAATTCCGGACCACGGGCTGGGGGGGAGGAGGTGCCGGGGGCGCCTGTACCACCGGCGCCGGCGGCTGTGGTACCGGTGGGGGCGGAGCCACCACGACAGGCGCGGGCTCGGCAGGCTTCGGCGGCTCCGGCGGTGCCGGGGGCAGCGTGATGGCGGTAGGCGGCGGCGGTTCGTCGATGGGCTTCACCGTTTCCCGCGGCGGCGGAGGCGGCGGGGGCGGTGCCGCCATGACCTTGGGAGGCGGAGGCGGGGGAGGCGGCGGCGGTTCGGCGGGCGGGTCAGGCAGGATGAGCCGAGCGATCACCTCCTCCTGGACGAACTTGGAGGCGCTGCGCATGAGTCCCGCTTGCAGGGCATAGAAGAACCCCACGTGGAGCAGAACGATAAAAGCGACGACGATGCCCTGGCGGGTATTGGGCATGGGACACTCTTTGGACCTTTCCCGATTTCCTCTTCGGGCGGTCACCTGGTACGGAAGACGTCGCGCCTCAACAGGAAAGAACTTTCACAGACCGGTGCGTTTCGCGGACCTGCCGCCCGTCTGTCAGCAGCCGGCATTGGAGGCGGGACTGTAGCCCAACGACGCACTCAACGCAAACCGTTCTCATTACCGACGGTCAAGTCAGGAATTGTTCCCGTTCCCGTCCGGAGCTTTCGGCAGGGCATCTGGAATTGCTCCCGGCGGGCGGCGGCGGCCGCGCGGCTATACTCGGGCGTCATCTGCCCCTGGAGGCGCGCTCGGAATGATCGACCTGCACTATTGGACAACGCCCAACGGGCACAAGATCACGATATTTCTCGAAGAAACCGGGCTTCCCTATCGCATTCGCCCGGTCAACATCGGCCGGGGCGAGCAGTTCGACCCGGATTTCCTGGCCATTTCGCCGAACAACCGCATTCCGGCCATCGTCGACGACGATCCGGGCGACGGCGGGCAGCCGATCTCCGTCTTCGAATCCGGAGCGATCCTCGTCTACCTCGCAGCGAAGACCGGCAAGTTCCTGCCACGGGATACGCGGGCGTGGGTGGAGGTGCTGCAGTGGCTGATGTGGCAGATGGGCGGGCTGGGCCCCATGGCCGGGCAGAATCACCATTTCGTCCAGTACGCGCCGGAACGGATTCCCTACGCCATGGACCGCTACGTGAAGGAGACGGCACGTCTGTACGGCGTTCTCAACAAGCGGCTGTCCGACCGGGAGTTCGTGGCAGGCGACTACTCCATCGCGGACATGGCGTGCTATCCATGGATCGTGCCGCACAAGCGGCAGCAACAGAATCTCGACGACGTTCCCCATCTGAGGCGCTGGTTCGACACGATCCACGCGCGGCCCGCAGTGGAACGGGCGTACGAACTTGCCAAGACGGTCAACGTCAAGCCGACCGTGGACGAGGAAGCGAAGAAGGTATTGTTCGGACAGGACGCCGGAACGGTGAAATAGGTCCCGGTCCGGCCGGGCGCGCTCAGGTGGACGTCTTCTCGCGCGCCCGGTAGAAGCGGACCGGGGCGGCCGGCACGTCTTCCAGGATCGGCTTGCGGATACGCCCGACCACGTGCATCTCGCACGGCTTGCAGTCGAACCGGAGCGTGAGCCGTTCGTTGCCGTTGACCAGCGTGAGCGGTTCGGCGCGGACCTGTCCCTGCACGCCCTGCACGCCCTTGGCCTGCTTGGGGCACAGGCTCAGCGAAAAGCGCACGCAGTGCTTGGTGATCATGAGGGACACCTCGCCCGGTTCCTCGTGCGATTCGTACGCCGCCTCGATCACCTTGACGCCGTGCCTCGCGTAGAAGTCCCGCGCCTTGTGGTTGTAGACGTTGGCGAGATAGCTGAGGCTGTCTTCCGGATAGGGTGCCGGAGGCTCCTTCGCCGCGAGCGGTTCCGGACGCCGGTAGGCCGCACTGCGGACCGCTTCGAGCCGTTCGACGGCGTCGCGGCGCAGGGCGTTGAGCACGGAGGCCGGAACGAACGGCGAGCCTGTCAGACGCGTCTCCAGCGAGGACAGGGCGAATATCGTGTTGCCCAGGCGATCGAGTTGCCGGCGGATCTGTTCCTCGATGTCCACGGGTCCGCGCGCCTCGACGCGCGTCATTTCCGCTTCCGCATACGCCTGGTGACCGTCTTCGTCCGTCGCTTCCAGACGCACTCCGGCGGCCGTTTCGCTCAGCACGAATCGCACCCCGATGCGCCGTTCCGCGGACTTGCGGGCGAGCGTCTGGTCCCACGCCGTATCGCGGTTGCGGTGGATCTCCGTATCCACGCGCAGGCCCTGCAACTGTCCCACCGGCTCGTTCGGGTACACCCGCCAACGGCGGCCTGTCTGATCCAGCGGTTCGGCCACGTTGACGCGGATGCCCTGCAGTTCACGTTTGTGGTCGTAGTACGTGAGCCCGTCGCCGTTGCGCAGCGGAGCATGGGAGGTCATGTCGAAGCCGTCCCCATGGATCTTCACCACATGGCCCAGCGCCTGTCCCACGTGCTTGGGCGAATCGAACGCGTCGATGTCCTCCTTGCGACCCTGCACGAAGTAGTCGGTTGCGCCCCGGTTGAAGTCGCGGGACGGATCCGGGTCGAAGAGGAACGTGCAACGCCCGGAGGAGGCGCGCCGCAGCGACGGAGAATCCTCGAGGATGGCATCGACGAGCCTGCGGTAGTGGGCCGTCGTGTTCTTCACGTAGCCCATGTCCTTGTAGCGGCCCTCGATCTTGAAGGAGCGGACGCCGGCGTCGACGAGCGCTCGCAGATTGGCGCTCTGGTCGTTGTCCTTGAGGGACAGCACGTGGCGCTCGTACGCCACGACCCGGCCCTGCGGATCGGTCACGGTGTAAGGGAGCCGGCACTCCTGTGAACAGTTGCCTCGGTTCGCGCTGCGGCCGGTGTGGGCGTGACTGATGTAGCAC is from Betaproteobacteria bacterium and encodes:
- a CDS encoding MotA/TolQ/ExbB proton channel family protein, producing MRPGKQRSRQRSSRTWTTAAPYRCGSSFLSLSSWILDRRSSIVGQFGLDHLWANADAVQKGVAMLLVIMSAMSWYVIVMKGLTLVRLQRAAQQARDAFWQARSVQEGLDALGNATESPFAALVQAGVDASSHHRHHEGTLGGSMGRNEWIASGLRASIDESNARLQSGLSVLASVSSTAPFVGLFGTVWGIYHALVAIGLAGQASLDKVAGPVGEALIMTALGLAVAIPAALGYNALVRGNKSLVAKLNRFGYDLHAFFLTGSRVGDGAAPAGGVRDPKLTAVTGAKA
- a CDS encoding glutathione S-transferase N-terminal domain-containing protein, with protein sequence MIDLHYWTTPNGHKITIFLEETGLPYRIRPVNIGRGEQFDPDFLAISPNNRIPAIVDDDPGDGGQPISVFESGAILVYLAAKTGKFLPRDTRAWVEVLQWLMWQMGGLGPMAGQNHHFVQYAPERIPYAMDRYVKETARLYGVLNKRLSDREFVAGDYSIADMACYPWIVPHKRQQQNLDDVPHLRRWFDTIHARPAVERAYELAKTVNVKPTVDEEAKKVLFGQDAGTVK
- a CDS encoding U32 family peptidase, translated to MIRPDIELLAPARDAGIGIEAVNHGADAVYIGGPAFGARVNAANEVADIERLATHAHRFGARVFVTLNTIFRDDELPAAQRIVREVYEAGADALIVQDMGLLELDLPPIQLHASTQTDIRTPAKARFLQDAGFAQMVLARELTLDQIRAIAAVTPRATLEFFIHGALCVAYSGQCYISHAHTGRSANRGNCSQECRLPYTVTDPQGRVVAYERHVLSLKDNDQSANLRALVDAGVRSFKIEGRYKDMGYVKNTTAHYRRLVDAILEDSPSLRRASSGRCTFLFDPDPSRDFNRGATDYFVQGRKEDIDAFDSPKHVGQALGHVVKIHGDGFDMTSHAPLRNGDGLTYYDHKRELQGIRVNVAEPLDQTGRRWRVYPNEPVGQLQGLRVDTEIHRNRDTAWDQTLARKSAERRIGVRFVLSETAAGVRLEATDEDGHQAYAEAEMTRVEARGPVDIEEQIRRQLDRLGNTIFALSSLETRLTGSPFVPASVLNALRRDAVERLEAVRSAAYRRPEPLAAKEPPAPYPEDSLSYLANVYNHKARDFYARHGVKVIEAAYESHEEPGEVSLMITKHCVRFSLSLCPKQAKGVQGVQGQVRAEPLTLVNGNERLTLRFDCKPCEMHVVGRIRKPILEDVPAAPVRFYRAREKTST